GAGAAGGTGGCGCGAAGCGCCGGATGAGGGGTATGTCTCCACTCGCGAGATCGTCCGTGAGGAGAGAACCCTCACCCGGCTTCGCTTCGCGAAGCCACCCTCTCCCGCAAGGGGAGAGGGCGCAGCGACGCTTGCCGCAACAGCGGCAGCTACTTCACCAGCTCGCACCCGCCCTCCGCCAGCGGCCTGAACGCCTGCTCCGCGGGGATCGTCGAGACCAGCTTGTAATAATCATACGGATATTTCGACTCCTCCGGCTTCTTCACCTCGAACAGGTACATCGGGTGCACGACGCGGCCGTCCTGGCGGATGGCGGTGTCGCCGAAGAGCTTGTCCTTGCCCTTGAATTTCTTCATCTCGGGCACGACGTTCTTGGCGTTGTCACTGCCGGTGGCGGCGACCGCGTTCAGATAAGCGAGCGTGGAGGCGTAGACGCCCGCCTGGTTGCCGCTCGGCATCTTGCCGTTCATGCCGGGCCGGGCGGCGAACCGCTTGGCGAACGCGCGGGTGTCGTCGTTCATGTCCCAGTAGAAGGCTTCCATGAGCTGGAGCCCCTGCGCGACCTTGATGCCCATGCCGTGGACGTCGTTGATGAAGAGCAGGAAGGCGACGAGCTTCTGCCCGCTCTGCTGGATCCCGAACTCGGCGGCCTGCTTCACGGCGTTGATGGTGTCGCCGCCGGCGTTGGCGAGTCCGATCACCTGCGCTTTCGAGCTCTGCGCCTGCAACAGGAAGGAGGCGAAGTCGGAAGTGCCGAGCGGATGCTTCGATGAGCCCAGCACCCTGCCGCCGTGCCCTTCGATGTACTTCTGCGCCTCCGCCTCGATGCCCTTGCCCAGCGCGTAATCGACCGTGAGGAAATACCAATCCTTGCCGCCGCGCGACATCATCGCGGCTGCGGTGGTGTTGCCGGTTGCCCAGGCGTCGTTGACCCACTGGATGGTGTTGGGCGAGCAAGCCTTGCCGGTGAGATCCGAGCTCGCGGTCGAGGAGGCCAGAAAGGTCATGCGGCCGTCGCGCAGCAGCGCGTTGATGGACAGGCCGACCGCCGAATTCGGCACGTCGACGATGGCGTCGACGCCCTCGACGTCGAGCCATTTGCGCGCGATGGCGTTGCCGACATCGGCCTTGTTCTGGTGATCGGCATAGACGATCTCGACCTTGATACCTTTGCCGCCGCCATTGAAGTCCTCCGCCGCCATGCGCGCGGCTTCCACCGAGCCCATGCCGTTGGTGTCCTGGAAGATGCCGGAGATGTCGTTGAGCACGCCGACGCGCACGACATTGTCGGATATCTCGGCGCTTGCCGCGCCGCTCGCCAGGCTCGCCGCCAGTGCGAACGCCCATTTCAGATGCTTCATCGTTCCCTCCCGTGTTGTATGTGTTGTTTGCGTCGCCGGCGGCGTCAGGCCGGCGTGATGGTCACCGGCAGGCTGTCGAGCCCGCGCAGCGTGTTGTTGAAGCGGCGCCTCGGCTCGCCGGCGAGCTCGATGCTGGCAACACGGCGGGCCAGCGCCGAGAGCATCGTCTCCCCTTCGAGCCGCGCCACGAGCTGGCCCACGCACATGTGGATGCCGGAGCCGTAGCCGACATGGCCGGAGGTGCGGCGGCCGATGTCGTAGCTGTCGGGCTCGTCCCAGCGCCGCGGATCGCGATTGGCGGCGGCAAGGAACATGAGCACCTTCTCGCCCTCGCCGATGGTCGCACCGGAGAGCTCGACTTCGCGGGTGGTGGTGCGGAAAAACGTCTGCACCGGGCTCTCGAAGCGCACCGCCTCCTCGAAGGCATTGCGCGCAAGGGTGAGATCGCCGCGCAGGCGCTGCCACTGGTCGGGAAAACGCGCCAGGCAATAAACGGCGGCGCCGATGCCGTTGACGGTGGTATCGAGGCCGGCGGAGAGCAGCGAGCGGACCAGAAGCGGCGCTTCGGTCGCGGTGATCGCGCCCTCGTCGACATGGGCGTGAATGCAGGCGCCGATGCCGCCGGGCGTGAGATTTTCTCGCTGACACTGCGCGGTGACGTAAGCCTGATGGGGCGCCGAGCGCTCGATCGATTCCTGGCGCAATTCGTTGGGCGGCCCGAACGCGTTGAAGACGACGCTCGCGTAGGGGATCAGATGTTCGCGGCCCTCCGGCTTCAGCCCGAGCGCGTCCGGAAAGATCGAGAGCGGATAGGCTTCCGCCAGATCAGCGATCGCGTCGAAGCTGCGTTTGTCCAGCAATTCGTCGACCCGCTGCTCGGCCGCCGCGGCGAAGCGGTCACGAAGCCCCTTCATCACCGTGGGCGATAGCACCTTCGACAGCACGGCGCGGGTGCGGGTGTGCGCAGGCGGATCGGCTTCGAGGATCAGGCTCGGCGGTCGCCACGGCGTCTCCTTCTTGAAGTCGGACAGGCCGACGCCGCGGCTGGAGCAGAAGGTCGCGGGATCGTTCAGCACCGCATGGACCTCGGCATAGCGTGCCACGCCATAGACGTTCCACTTGTCGAGATAGACCACTGGCCCGGCCTCACGCAGCCGCTGATGCGTGGGGTAGGGGTCGGCAAAAAATTTCATGTCGAAGGGATCAACGTCGAGATGCGGAACGGCCGCAGAGCCAGTCGATACCGGGGAGCCGGATGCGGTCATGGTAGACCTCCCTCATTTTGATCTTGTGAAAGAGCGGCGCATGCCCTTAGGTCAACCGGCCCGCCGCGAGATAGAATCCCGATATGCCCGCGCCATCGACCAGAATCCGCCAAAAGCCTGCGCTTCACGAGGCGGGACCGACGCTCGACCTCGACCGTTACGTTCCGGCGTTCGTCACCTTCATCGCCAACAAGCTCTCGAACAGCGCGACCGCGTTCTATCAGCGGCAGTTCGGCGTCAACGTCACGGAATGGCGGATCATGTCGCTGCTGGCGATCGAGCCCGGCATTCCGGCCTCGCGCATCTGCCACGTCATCGGCTTTGACAAGGGACCGGTGAGCCGGACGCTGGCGGGGCTCGAGAAGCGCGGGCTGGTGTCGATCCGCACCGATCCGAACGACGGCCGCACCCATTCGATTTCGCTGACGGCGAAGGGCCGCGCGACCCATGACAAGGTCATCGTCGCGGCGCTCGAGCGCGAGCGGCGGCTGTTGTCCTGCCTCAGCAAGGACGAGCGTGAGGTGTTGATCGATCTCTTGCGCCGGCTCCACGAAAACCTTGGCGCGGTCACCGGCGGCGCTGAGCCCTGACGAGCCGCGCGCCGGGCGCCACCTTCCATCACATCCAGGCATGCGCCGGCGTTTGCCGGCGGCACCGTGCGGGCCGAGCATCGTTTCCTCCAGAGAAGTCGCGGCGGTTCGCCCGCCGTCATCCTTGTCCGGAACGGTTCGCACAAATTAGTTGCTTAAGCAACAAAAGAATCGGCAAGATAATGCGGCAGGGCTGTTGGCCTACTTCGAACATTGCGGCGTCATGAAAGCGAGATGAGCTACGCGCCCTCTTTTGCGGCGGCTTCGTCAGCTCAGGCGCTGCAACCGATCCATTCGCCCGACGCGTCGTCGTTCAGCCGCGCCACCGCGTCCGCTCGCCGCGTCAGCACGGCGCGCTGGTTGATGTAGCCCTTGTCGGTGATCTCGCCGCCGTCGACCGAGGGCGGCTCGGCGAGGAGCAGCGCGCGCGTGGCGTGACCGGAGGAGTGGGGGCCCTGCTGCTTGAGTTTCGCCAGGCCCTGCGCGATTGCGGTCCTGACCTTGTCATGCGCCAGCACCTCGTTCACGCCTGCCGTCTCGGACAGACCGGCGTGGACACGGCAGGCGACAACATTGGGAAACACCAGAAAGCGCACCTCGTCACCGCCATGACCCGACACGACGATGTCCTGCGCCAGCGGCGAGAGCGCGGCAATGCCGGCAACGCGCAGCGTGCCGACGTTGACCCAGGTGCCGGAATTGAGCTTGAAGTCCTCCGCGACGCGGCCGTCGAAGAACAGGCCGCGCTCCGGCCTGCCGTTATCGGCCAGCTTGACCGCGTCACCGATCAGATAAAAGCCCTCCTCGTCGAAAGCCTGCTTCGTCAGCTCCGGCGCTTTCCAATAGCCGGGCGTGACGTTCGGCCCGCGGACGCGCACCTCCAGCTTGTCGCCGGTCGCGACGAGCTTCAATTCGGTGCCGGGGATCGGCACGCCGATATTGCCGGAACGCTCGGCGAGAAAATGGCAATCGGTCGCGAGCGGCGACGTCTCGGTCGAGCCCCAGGCCGAAACCATCGGCAGCGTACGGCCGACGGTTTTGATCGAGAGCTCCTCGAGCGCGTCCCACAGATTCTGCGGCAGCGCGGCGCCGGCATAGAAGGCGAATTTCACCTCGTTGAAGAAGCGGCGGCACAGCTCCTCGTCCCCGCGCAGCGCCGCGATCAGCATGTCGAAGCCGCGCGGCACGTTGAAATAGACCGTCGGCATCACGCTTTTCAGATTGGCCAGCGACGTCGCGAAGAGACCGGGCGCGGGCTTGCCGCCGTCGATATAGAGCGAGCCGCCATTGCGCAGCACGAGATTGAAATTGTGGTTGGCCCCGAAGGTGTGGCTCCAGGGCAGCCAGTCGAGAATGACCAGATCGTCGCGCTCCTGCTCGAGAAATATCCAGGTCTGGGCCTTGGCCTGCTGGCTCGAGGTCAGCATGCGCTGGGTGTTGATGACGGCCTTCGGCGTGCCGGTCGACCCTGACGTGAACAGGAATTTCGCGATCGTGTCCGGCGTCACCGCGGCGAAGGCAGTTGCGACGCCGGGACTCTCGGGCGTTCCCGCTACAGCACGGAAGGCGAGCGCACCGGCGTCGTCCTCGTTGCCGCTGATGATGCGCGCCCGGTGCAGCGGCGCGATCGCCTCCAGCGCCGCCGCAAAGGGTTTTGTCGCAGCGACGTAGATCGCGCCCGGATCGAGCAGCGTGATCATGCTCTTGAGCTTCTCGAAATCCCGGGACATCAGCGAATAGGCCGGCGAGATCGCGGCAGAGGGCACGCCGACATGCTGAGCGGCAAGCGCCAGCAGCGCGTGATCGATGCTGTTGTCGGACAGGATCGCGAGCGGGCGCTCTGCGCTGAGGCCCTGCGCCAAAATCCAGGACGCCGCCGCACGCACCTGGCGCAGCGCCTGCGCATAGGTGGCGGTGGTCCAGGGCGCATCGACATTGCCGCGCTCGGCAAGGAAGATCGCATCCGGGGTTTGCCGCGCCCATTGCTCCAGCCAGTCGCCGACGCAACGCGCGCCTTCACGCAACGGATCGGGCGAGCGCAGCACGATGCTGCCGTCGGCGCGATGCTCTGCGACGG
The nucleotide sequence above comes from Bradyrhizobium sp. NDS-1. Encoded proteins:
- a CDS encoding ABC transporter substrate-binding protein, encoding MKHLKWAFALAASLASGAASAEISDNVVRVGVLNDISGIFQDTNGMGSVEAARMAAEDFNGGGKGIKVEIVYADHQNKADVGNAIARKWLDVEGVDAIVDVPNSAVGLSINALLRDGRMTFLASSTASSDLTGKACSPNTIQWVNDAWATGNTTAAAMMSRGGKDWYFLTVDYALGKGIEAEAQKYIEGHGGRVLGSSKHPLGTSDFASFLLQAQSSKAQVIGLANAGGDTINAVKQAAEFGIQQSGQKLVAFLLFINDVHGMGIKVAQGLQLMEAFYWDMNDDTRAFAKRFAARPGMNGKMPSGNQAGVYASTLAYLNAVAATGSDNAKNVVPEMKKFKGKDKLFGDTAIRQDGRVVHPMYLFEVKKPEESKYPYDYYKLVSTIPAEQAFRPLAEGGCELVK
- a CDS encoding cytochrome P450; translated protein: MTASGSPVSTGSAAVPHLDVDPFDMKFFADPYPTHQRLREAGPVVYLDKWNVYGVARYAEVHAVLNDPATFCSSRGVGLSDFKKETPWRPPSLILEADPPAHTRTRAVLSKVLSPTVMKGLRDRFAAAAEQRVDELLDKRSFDAIADLAEAYPLSIFPDALGLKPEGREHLIPYASVVFNAFGPPNELRQESIERSAPHQAYVTAQCQRENLTPGGIGACIHAHVDEGAITATEAPLLVRSLLSAGLDTTVNGIGAAVYCLARFPDQWQRLRGDLTLARNAFEEAVRFESPVQTFFRTTTREVELSGATIGEGEKVLMFLAAANRDPRRWDEPDSYDIGRRTSGHVGYGSGIHMCVGQLVARLEGETMLSALARRVASIELAGEPRRRFNNTLRGLDSLPVTITPA
- a CDS encoding MarR family winged helix-turn-helix transcriptional regulator, producing the protein MPAPSTRIRQKPALHEAGPTLDLDRYVPAFVTFIANKLSNSATAFYQRQFGVNVTEWRIMSLLAIEPGIPASRICHVIGFDKGPVSRTLAGLEKRGLVSIRTDPNDGRTHSISLTAKGRATHDKVIVAALERERRLLSCLSKDEREVLIDLLRRLHENLGAVTGGAEP
- a CDS encoding feruloyl-CoA synthase yields the protein MTVAPRSDVAGLFASPRTVAEHRADGSIVLRSPDPLREGARCVGDWLEQWARQTPDAIFLAERGNVDAPWTTATYAQALRQVRAAASWILAQGLSAERPLAILSDNSIDHALLALAAQHVGVPSAAISPAYSLMSRDFEKLKSMITLLDPGAIYVAATKPFAAALEAIAPLHRARIISGNEDDAGALAFRAVAGTPESPGVATAFAAVTPDTIAKFLFTSGSTGTPKAVINTQRMLTSSQQAKAQTWIFLEQERDDLVILDWLPWSHTFGANHNFNLVLRNGGSLYIDGGKPAPGLFATSLANLKSVMPTVYFNVPRGFDMLIAALRGDEELCRRFFNEVKFAFYAGAALPQNLWDALEELSIKTVGRTLPMVSAWGSTETSPLATDCHFLAERSGNIGVPIPGTELKLVATGDKLEVRVRGPNVTPGYWKAPELTKQAFDEEGFYLIGDAVKLADNGRPERGLFFDGRVAEDFKLNSGTWVNVGTLRVAGIAALSPLAQDIVVSGHGGDEVRFLVFPNVVACRVHAGLSETAGVNEVLAHDKVRTAIAQGLAKLKQQGPHSSGHATRALLLAEPPSVDGGEITDKGYINQRAVLTRRADAVARLNDDASGEWIGCSA